In Sporosarcina sp. PTS2304, a genomic segment contains:
- a CDS encoding methylated-DNA--[protein]-cysteine S-methyltransferase, with amino-acid sequence MVYWTTFQFREWQVTLAATEGGLCYVGLAEDSEQRLNEWCNKQLGEIPREKNASKLAVYANEVAKYLAGVQTDFSNLSIVEQGTPFQTEVWRALSEIPYGETVSYSVIANRLGKPSAVRAVASAIGKNPLLLVVPCHRVVGKDGSVSGYRDGVDRKARLLRLENSSIVVG; translated from the coding sequence ATGGTATATTGGACGACATTTCAATTTAGAGAATGGCAAGTAACATTAGCAGCTACTGAAGGAGGGCTTTGCTACGTAGGACTGGCAGAAGACAGTGAACAACGATTGAACGAATGGTGCAACAAACAATTGGGTGAAATACCTAGAGAGAAAAATGCTAGTAAATTAGCTGTCTATGCAAATGAAGTCGCTAAATACTTAGCAGGTGTTCAGACGGATTTTTCTAACTTATCAATTGTCGAACAGGGAACACCATTTCAGACGGAAGTGTGGCGAGCACTTTCAGAAATTCCTTACGGTGAAACTGTCAGTTATTCAGTGATAGCCAACCGTCTGGGCAAACCGTCAGCTGTCCGTGCGGTTGCTTCCGCAATTGGCAAAAATCCTTTACTATTAGTCGTTCCGTGCCATAGAGTAGTAGGGAAAGATGGTAGTGTATCTGGATACCGTGATGGAGTAGACAGAAAAGCTCGTTTGCTTCGGTTGGAAAACAGTTCCATAGTAGTTGGTTGA
- a CDS encoding multidrug efflux SMR transporter: protein MAWVYLAIASLGEIFGVMSINYYLQKRSYKRLLLIVVIFSFGFVFLSLAMREIQMSTAYAVWTGFGAVGAVLMGIIIFKESASVKRLFFLSLIIIGAVGLKLFG, encoded by the coding sequence ATGGCATGGGTCTATTTGGCAATCGCTAGTTTAGGGGAGATTTTCGGTGTGATGAGCATCAATTATTACTTGCAGAAACGTTCGTATAAACGTTTGTTGCTGATTGTCGTCATTTTCAGCTTTGGATTTGTGTTTCTATCGCTAGCTATGCGAGAGATTCAGATGAGTACAGCGTATGCGGTATGGACAGGATTTGGAGCAGTAGGCGCAGTTCTCATGGGAATTATTATATTTAAAGAATCCGCAAGTGTTAAACGACTGTTCTTTTTATCATTAATAATTATTGGGGCTGTCGGATTAAAATTATTTGGGTAA
- a CDS encoding multidrug efflux SMR transporter produces the protein MAWGYVALAAFVEIFWVVGLRYSETFLQWAGTSVAIVFSFYFIIKACEKLPSGTVYAVFTGSGAAAILLVDLFVFQADFTWITLSFIALIVIGVVGIKITTDEGNPQGGD, from the coding sequence TTGGCTTGGGGCTATGTCGCTTTGGCAGCCTTTGTAGAAATATTTTGGGTAGTGGGATTGCGTTACTCAGAGACCTTTTTGCAATGGGCTGGCACGAGCGTAGCAATTGTTTTTAGTTTTTATTTTATTATTAAAGCGTGCGAAAAACTTCCTTCAGGTACTGTGTATGCGGTATTTACTGGATCGGGAGCCGCGGCTATCTTACTAGTGGATTTATTCGTTTTTCAAGCGGACTTTACGTGGATTACTTTATCATTTATTGCGTTAATCGTAATTGGAGTCGTAGGGATTAAGATCACTACAGACGAAGGCAATCCGCAGGGAGGCGATTGA
- a CDS encoding methionine biosynthesis PLP-dependent protein — protein sequence MTNNGLETRLVQLGNNTDKRTGAVNTPIYLSTAYHHEGLGQSTGYDYTRTKNPTRSVLEDGIANLESGDQGFACSSGMAAIQLILSLFKTGDELLAPEDLYGGTYRLFNQYEQTYQVTTRYLSFENVAEVEQAITDRTKAIFLETPTNPLMININISMYAELAKKHNLLLIVDNTFLTPYFQRPIEQGADIVIHSATKYIGGHNDVLAGLVVAKGEKLCERLFTNHNAIGATLAPLDSWLVVRGLKTLHLRMKQHDANAKEMVSYLESEPLVVDVLYAGIGGMVSFRVQNSEWVGPFLENMQLISFAESLGGVESFITYPTTQTHMDIPIEERNRRGVDDRLLRFSVGVEEIEDLIADVKQALYAAKEIVEGVKVQ from the coding sequence ATGACAAACAACGGATTAGAAACGAGATTAGTGCAATTAGGGAATAATACAGACAAGAGAACCGGGGCGGTCAATACCCCAATTTACTTATCGACTGCTTATCATCACGAGGGGCTTGGACAATCTACTGGCTATGACTATACGCGTACTAAAAATCCAACGCGCTCCGTATTAGAAGATGGAATTGCCAACTTGGAATCTGGGGATCAAGGGTTTGCCTGTAGTTCCGGTATGGCAGCTATACAACTTATTCTTTCTCTATTTAAAACCGGCGATGAATTACTAGCACCTGAAGACCTATATGGTGGAACTTATCGTTTGTTTAATCAGTATGAACAAACCTATCAAGTAACGACTCGCTACTTATCATTTGAGAATGTAGCTGAAGTCGAGCAGGCTATTACAGATCGCACAAAAGCTATATTTTTAGAAACACCTACCAATCCACTTATGATCAATATCAATATCTCTATGTATGCTGAACTAGCAAAGAAACATAATTTATTACTCATTGTAGATAACACATTTTTGACGCCGTACTTCCAAAGACCAATCGAACAAGGAGCAGATATTGTCATTCACAGTGCCACGAAATACATTGGCGGACATAATGATGTTCTTGCAGGTCTAGTAGTCGCAAAAGGGGAAAAACTTTGTGAGCGTTTGTTCACGAACCACAATGCCATTGGCGCTACACTCGCCCCTCTTGATTCATGGCTCGTAGTGCGTGGTTTAAAAACATTGCATTTACGTATGAAGCAACATGATGCCAATGCGAAAGAAATGGTTTCTTATTTAGAATCGGAACCTTTAGTCGTAGACGTGCTCTATGCGGGAATTGGCGGTATGGTCTCCTTCCGCGTGCAAAACAGTGAATGGGTTGGCCCCTTCCTTGAAAATATGCAATTGATCTCGTTTGCAGAAAGTCTCGGTGGAGTAGAAAGTTTCATCACCTATCCAACAACGCAAACACATATGGATATCCCAATCGAAGAACGCAATCGCCGAGGCGTTGATGACCGTCTATTACGTTTCTCGGTAGGCGTTGAAGAAATTGAAGATTTAATAGCAGATGTTAAACAAGCTCTTTATGCTGCCAAAGAAATCGTAGAAGGCGTAAAGGTTCAATAA
- a CDS encoding glucose 1-dehydrogenase, translating to MKRLESKVAIITGAGSGLGREIAELYALEGAKVVIADMNIQGAEETVQTIKTAGGEALAIQTNVTVEEDVQLMIDTAVEQFGTLDILVNNAGIMDNMYSATTITDDVWDKVLAINTTGVMRATRKALSIFEEKQAGVIVNMASISAVTGGRGGLAYTASKHAVAGMTKNVASHYGPLNIRCNAIAPAAVPTNITNNLVQPDEFGMKQALRGVDMMSRPGTTKEIANIALFLASDESSYVNGAVIQADNGWSAY from the coding sequence TTGAAACGTTTGGAAAGTAAAGTAGCTATTATTACAGGTGCAGGATCGGGACTTGGAAGAGAAATTGCAGAATTATACGCTCTTGAAGGTGCCAAAGTAGTTATTGCAGATATGAATATACAAGGTGCCGAAGAAACCGTTCAGACTATTAAAACAGCCGGTGGAGAAGCACTCGCAATTCAGACAAATGTTACTGTGGAAGAAGATGTTCAATTAATGATCGATACAGCGGTTGAACAGTTTGGCACACTTGATATCCTTGTGAATAACGCAGGCATTATGGATAATATGTATTCCGCAACAACGATTACAGATGACGTATGGGATAAAGTGTTGGCTATCAATACAACAGGTGTTATGCGTGCGACACGGAAAGCGTTGTCTATTTTCGAAGAGAAACAGGCAGGAGTCATTGTGAATATGGCTTCCATTTCTGCAGTGACCGGCGGCAGAGGGGGGCTCGCTTACACAGCTTCCAAACATGCAGTCGCAGGGATGACAAAGAACGTCGCATCTCACTACGGTCCATTGAACATTCGCTGTAATGCAATTGCACCAGCTGCAGTACCTACGAATATTACAAATAATTTAGTACAACCAGACGAGTTTGGCATGAAACAAGCACTTAGAGGTGTCGATATGATGAGTCGTCCAGGTACGACGAAAGAAATCGCAAATATTGCCTTATTCCTAGCATCTGACGAATCTTCTTATGTCAATGGAGCGGTCATACAAGCTGATAATGGTTGGTCAGCTTATTAA
- a CDS encoding type 1 glutamine amidotransferase domain-containing protein: MAKIATVLGDMFEDSEYMKPATAYKEAGHEVEVIGTEAGAEVTGMKENTKVKLDKSIDQANSADYDALFIPGGFSPDILRADDRFVKFVKEFMDADKPVFAICHGPQLLITAKTLEGRHATGYKSIRVDMENAGAEFMDKEVVVCENQLVTSRQPDDIPAFTRESLKILEK; this comes from the coding sequence ATGGCTAAAATTGCAACTGTATTAGGAGATATGTTCGAAGACTCAGAGTATATGAAACCGGCAACTGCGTATAAAGAGGCGGGTCATGAAGTGGAAGTCATCGGGACGGAAGCTGGAGCGGAAGTTACAGGTATGAAAGAAAACACAAAAGTGAAACTAGATAAATCGATCGATCAGGCGAATTCAGCTGATTATGATGCATTGTTCATTCCGGGTGGATTTTCACCGGACATTTTGCGCGCAGATGATCGTTTTGTAAAGTTTGTTAAAGAATTTATGGATGCAGACAAACCGGTATTCGCTATTTGTCATGGTCCTCAGCTGTTGATTACGGCGAAAACGTTAGAAGGCCGACACGCAACAGGTTATAAATCTATTCGGGTAGATATGGAAAATGCAGGAGCCGAGTTTATGGATAAAGAAGTAGTTGTTTGTGAGAACCAGCTAGTTACAAGTCGTCAACCGGATGATATCCCGGCATTTACCCGTGAATCATTAAAAATACTAGAAAAATAA